The proteins below are encoded in one region of Candidatus Planktophila lacus:
- the galT gene encoding galactose-1-phosphate uridylyltransferase, with the protein MSEQKKLSAGVIRNNLAMADGRTIRYYDSQGQSRTAQDQRPKEEQPGIGELRLDPLLNEWVVMAAHRQGRIFLPPKELCPLCPTKGELLTEVPDTNYEVVVFDNRSPSLRKPEGDWAAPDMVGPETDAGTAAGKCEVICFTDNHGGSFKDLTPQRVRVLLEAWIDRVRELSQEPYIHHIAPFENRGEEVGVTLSHPHGQIYAYSYLPSRVQKMLAVARKYMDETGKVLFDDVLARELKDQVRIVAKNAHWVAFVPYAARYPFEIHVAPLNPVADLAELTPEQADAFPGISLEVMRRLDGVFGIDMAYIATWHQAPVREGRDLLRLHWQITSVRRAPGKLKYLAGSESAMGAFIMDLKPEQSAGQLRDVEL; encoded by the coding sequence ATGAGCGAGCAGAAAAAGCTAAGCGCTGGAGTTATTCGCAACAATTTAGCGATGGCAGATGGCCGCACCATTCGGTATTACGACTCGCAAGGTCAATCTCGCACAGCGCAAGATCAACGCCCTAAAGAAGAACAACCTGGCATCGGCGAACTTCGCCTTGATCCGCTTCTAAATGAATGGGTTGTAATGGCGGCCCACCGTCAGGGGCGGATCTTCTTGCCACCGAAAGAGTTATGTCCGCTCTGTCCGACAAAAGGTGAACTCCTAACTGAAGTTCCTGATACAAATTATGAAGTTGTGGTCTTTGATAATCGCTCACCTTCGCTACGTAAACCAGAAGGTGATTGGGCCGCCCCCGATATGGTCGGACCAGAAACAGATGCCGGAACCGCTGCCGGAAAGTGCGAAGTAATTTGCTTTACCGATAACCACGGCGGTTCTTTCAAAGATTTAACGCCACAACGCGTGCGCGTTCTGCTTGAAGCATGGATCGACCGCGTGCGCGAACTCTCGCAAGAGCCATATATCCATCACATCGCACCATTTGAAAATCGTGGTGAAGAAGTTGGCGTAACTCTCTCTCACCCACACGGACAGATTTATGCCTATTCGTATCTGCCTTCGCGAGTTCAGAAGATGCTCGCTGTTGCTCGCAAATATATGGATGAAACCGGCAAAGTTTTATTTGATGATGTGCTTGCCCGCGAATTAAAAGACCAGGTTCGTATCGTTGCTAAGAACGCTCACTGGGTAGCCTTTGTTCCATATGCTGCTCGATATCCATTTGAAATACATGTGGCACCGCTTAATCCAGTTGCCGACTTAGCTGAACTAACTCCAGAACAAGCAGATGCTTTTCCAGGGATTTCGCTTGAAGTTATGCGTCGCTTAGATGGCGTATTCGGAATTGATATGGCCTACATCGCAACCTGGCATCAAGCACCGGTGCGCGAAGGTCGCGATTTACTGCGCCTGCATTGGCAGATCACTAGTGTGCGCCGCGCACCTGGCAAGTTAAAGTATTTAGCAGGTAGCGAATCTGCGATGGGTGCGTTCATCATGGATCTAAAGCCTGAACAATCTGCAGGTCAGTTGCGAGATGTTGAGCTCTGA
- a CDS encoding glycerol-3-phosphate dehydrogenase/oxidase, with translation MFDSQLNPAQRISALKSLASEEFDVLIIGGGVTGVGAALDAASRGLKVALVENQDIAAGTSSRSSKLIHGGLRYLEQYDFKLVREALHERELMVSSLAPHLVKPVGFLYPLHEKYRERTYVGAGLALYDVLRGFQRALPWHKHLSEKKIATTAPSLRGDLINGAIKYFDAQVDDARHTLAVARTAARHGVIIATRVQCEELVRDGKRVVGAKVRDLNSGKKITVSAKVTVMCAGIWSDELHEKFGIKPGYKVAMSKGAHIVLPKSAIKSEAGIILKTSVSVLFIIPWADKWIVGTTDTPYKADRTNPVATKEDVEYIIDQANRVLHPKIDAADILGVYAGLRPLVANAAGATTTKLSREHTVDRPVPGFVSIAGGKYTTYRVMGKDVIDLAVNDLRRIVAESITEKLPAIGADGYFALVQQSAQLAQMSGLAQTTITHLLDRYGSLINEIFEIIDADKKMAEPLTPELAYLKAEIIYAVTHEGAQSVDDVLSRRTRIAFEASDGGEAIAATVATLIAPILGWDAAAKKASVSEFTNHLKNERAALDKLLTRTR, from the coding sequence ATGTTTGATTCGCAGTTAAATCCTGCGCAACGTATCTCCGCCCTCAAGTCTTTGGCATCAGAGGAATTCGATGTATTAATTATTGGCGGGGGAGTCACCGGTGTTGGTGCAGCGTTAGATGCCGCATCACGCGGATTAAAAGTAGCTCTAGTAGAAAACCAAGATATTGCAGCCGGTACATCAAGTCGATCAAGCAAGTTGATTCACGGTGGACTTCGCTATCTAGAACAATATGATTTTAAGTTAGTTCGCGAAGCGTTGCATGAGCGCGAGTTAATGGTTTCCTCGCTAGCACCACATTTAGTTAAGCCTGTTGGATTCTTATATCCGCTCCATGAAAAGTATCGCGAACGCACGTATGTCGGTGCAGGTCTTGCTCTCTACGATGTGCTCCGCGGTTTTCAGCGCGCACTTCCTTGGCATAAACATTTAAGCGAGAAGAAAATCGCAACCACCGCGCCATCTTTACGTGGCGATCTGATTAATGGTGCAATCAAGTACTTTGACGCTCAGGTAGACGATGCTCGTCACACCTTGGCTGTTGCACGTACTGCAGCGCGCCACGGAGTAATTATCGCTACCCGCGTTCAGTGCGAAGAGCTAGTTCGCGATGGAAAGCGCGTAGTTGGCGCGAAGGTTCGCGACCTTAACTCTGGCAAGAAGATAACTGTTAGCGCCAAGGTTACTGTGATGTGCGCTGGTATTTGGAGCGATGAGCTCCATGAAAAATTTGGAATCAAACCTGGATATAAAGTCGCCATGAGTAAAGGCGCACATATCGTGTTGCCCAAGAGCGCGATTAAATCTGAGGCCGGAATCATTCTAAAGACTTCAGTTTCAGTCCTATTTATTATTCCTTGGGCCGATAAATGGATTGTTGGTACAACAGATACTCCATATAAGGCAGATCGCACCAACCCGGTCGCCACTAAAGAAGATGTTGAATACATAATTGATCAGGCAAATCGCGTGTTACATCCCAAGATTGATGCCGCTGACATTCTCGGTGTTTATGCTGGCTTGCGTCCGCTGGTGGCAAACGCAGCAGGAGCCACAACCACAAAACTCTCACGCGAACACACCGTCGATCGCCCAGTCCCAGGATTTGTAAGTATCGCCGGCGGCAAGTACACCACCTATCGCGTTATGGGTAAGGATGTTATTGATCTAGCCGTTAACGATCTACGTCGCATCGTTGCCGAATCAATTACCGAGAAATTACCTGCAATTGGCGCTGATGGTTACTTTGCTTTGGTGCAACAGAGTGCGCAGTTGGCACAGATGAGCGGCTTAGCGCAAACAACAATTACTCATCTCCTAGATCGCTACGGATCGCTAATTAACGAAATATTTGAAATCATCGACGCAGATAAGAAGATGGCAGAACCGCTCACGCCAGAACTTGCCTATCTAAAAGCAGAGATCATTTATGCAGTAACCCATGAGGGAGCACAGAGCGTTGATGATGTTCTCTCGCGCCGCACGCGAATTGCATTTGAAGCAAGCGATGGCGGCGAAGCGATTGCCGCAACAGTTGCCACACTGATCGCTCCGATATTGGGTTGGGATGCCGCGGCGAAGAAAGCGTCCGTTTCTGAATTTACAAACCATTTAAAGAACGAACGAGCTGCGCTAGATAAATTGCTTACTCGTACCCGCTAA
- the glpK gene encoding glycerol kinase GlpK yields MSYIASLDQGTSSTRCMIFDKSGAVIAIAQKEHQQFTPHPGWVEHDAGEIWQNTQSVIKEAISAAEKKAGLASIEISAIGITNQRETIVAWDAQTGKALHHAIVWQDTRTADFLDGLSQSDKELLTSRTGLAIAPYFSASKINWLLNNVDSVKQALATGNLRIGTIDSWLTWNLSGGLHITDVTNASRTMLMNLQSLAWDSELLAIFDIPLAILPEIKSSSEVYGESSKTGPFAAQIPIAGILGDQHAAMVGQACFEKGSSKTTYGTGNFALLNTGTEIVRSKHGLLTTVCFKFGDQPAQYALEGSVAVTGSAIQWLRDQLGIISSASEVEALALQVKDSGGVYFVPAFSGLFAPYWRSDARGVIVGLTRATTKAHLARAALDAICYQTMEIMEAMVADSGIAMTEMKVDGGITANQLCMQLQADVMGIDIVKPLITETTALGAAYAAGLAIGFWKSTDEVKAQWRQDRRWQAESDEKTRTIGAAQWKRAVERTFNWVE; encoded by the coding sequence ATGTCATATATAGCCAGTCTTGATCAAGGAACGAGCAGCACTCGTTGCATGATCTTTGATAAATCAGGCGCTGTCATTGCTATCGCCCAAAAGGAACACCAACAATTCACCCCTCACCCTGGTTGGGTCGAACATGATGCTGGTGAGATCTGGCAGAACACACAATCGGTGATCAAAGAAGCAATTTCCGCCGCTGAAAAAAAGGCTGGTCTGGCTTCGATAGAGATAAGCGCCATCGGCATTACCAATCAACGCGAAACAATTGTGGCGTGGGATGCGCAGACCGGTAAAGCGCTACATCACGCAATTGTTTGGCAAGATACACGGACAGCTGATTTCCTAGATGGCCTATCTCAATCAGATAAAGAGCTCTTAACTAGCCGCACTGGACTTGCGATTGCTCCATATTTTTCAGCGAGCAAAATCAATTGGCTGCTAAATAACGTGGATTCGGTTAAACAGGCGCTAGCCACAGGAAACCTTCGGATTGGCACGATTGATTCTTGGCTCACCTGGAATTTATCTGGCGGTCTGCACATAACAGATGTAACAAATGCATCGCGCACCATGCTTATGAACCTGCAGAGCCTTGCTTGGGATAGCGAGCTGCTAGCAATCTTTGATATCCCATTAGCTATTTTGCCTGAGATCAAATCATCATCTGAAGTTTATGGTGAATCCAGTAAGACCGGTCCCTTTGCAGCCCAAATCCCTATCGCCGGAATTCTCGGCGATCAACATGCTGCCATGGTTGGCCAAGCCTGTTTTGAAAAGGGAAGTTCCAAGACTACTTATGGCACCGGTAACTTCGCGCTACTAAATACCGGAACCGAAATAGTTCGCTCCAAACATGGTCTCTTAACAACGGTCTGCTTTAAATTCGGTGACCAACCTGCGCAATATGCCCTTGAAGGTTCAGTTGCAGTAACTGGCTCAGCTATTCAATGGTTACGTGATCAACTCGGAATAATTTCATCTGCATCTGAAGTCGAAGCGCTTGCGCTGCAGGTTAAAGACTCTGGTGGCGTTTACTTTGTACCCGCCTTCTCTGGTTTATTTGCACCATATTGGCGCAGCGATGCGCGCGGAGTAATTGTTGGACTAACGCGCGCAACAACTAAGGCACACCTAGCCCGCGCTGCCTTGGATGCAATTTGCTATCAAACTATGGAGATTATGGAAGCGATGGTTGCAGATAGCGGCATTGCAATGACTGAGATGAAAGTTGATGGCGGTATAACTGCAAATCAACTATGTATGCAATTACAAGCAGATGTAATGGGCATCGACATCGTTAAACCTTTAATTACCGAGACCACAGCGCTCGGTGCGGCATATGCAGCGGGCTTAGCAATTGGTTTCTGGAAATCAACCGATGAAGTTAAAGCGCAATGGCGCCAAGATCGGCGATGGCAGGCAGAAAGTGATGAGAAAACCCGAACCATTGGCGCAGCGCAATGGAAACGTGCAGTGGAGCGGACCTTTAACTGGGTTGAATAA
- the galK gene encoding galactokinase — translation MLSSDFTALFGQAPEIISEAPGRVNLIGEHVDYCDGFVMPFAINDRTYSAINRRSDRKIRIASAQRPGEVIETSLDQISPDKAGDWERYILGVIWAFGDRITTGLDILVDGRVALGAGLSSSAALECSIAIALNQLFTADLSLPDLARLAQRSENEYVGMPCGIMDQSVSLMAQAGSALLLDCRDLSTEQIPFDLASSGLELLIIDTRAHHALVDGGYAERRASCESAAAKLGIKALRDCSASKLESSRSKLTELEYMRAEHVVNDIARVHQCVEHLKRADFKSVGEILTQSHASLRDLFEISCPELDLAVATALANKSLGGRMIGGGFGGSAIALFKVADIDQAKVAITAAFKAAGFTEPRFFTSLPSSGAAVISN, via the coding sequence ATGTTGAGCTCTGATTTCACAGCGCTCTTTGGGCAAGCACCAGAAATAATTTCCGAGGCGCCGGGGCGCGTTAATTTAATCGGAGAACATGTCGATTATTGCGATGGCTTTGTTATGCCCTTCGCCATAAATGATCGAACCTATTCCGCTATTAACCGACGCAGCGATCGAAAGATCCGAATCGCATCAGCACAACGTCCCGGTGAAGTAATTGAAACTTCTCTTGATCAGATATCCCCTGATAAAGCTGGCGATTGGGAGCGTTACATCTTGGGAGTTATCTGGGCCTTTGGCGATCGCATAACCACTGGCTTAGATATCTTGGTAGATGGCCGAGTCGCACTCGGCGCAGGTTTATCTTCATCTGCCGCACTGGAGTGTTCGATCGCAATCGCACTCAATCAATTATTTACAGCAGATCTATCGCTACCTGATCTAGCGCGTTTAGCTCAACGTTCTGAAAATGAATATGTAGGAATGCCCTGCGGAATCATGGATCAATCGGTATCGCTTATGGCGCAGGCAGGTAGTGCGCTCTTACTTGATTGTCGCGACCTAAGCACCGAACAAATTCCTTTTGATCTAGCAAGTTCTGGCCTTGAGCTTTTAATTATTGATACCCGAGCCCACCACGCGCTAGTCGATGGTGGTTACGCCGAACGACGCGCTTCTTGCGAATCTGCAGCGGCAAAACTCGGCATAAAGGCGCTGCGGGATTGTTCAGCGTCGAAATTAGAAAGTTCTCGCAGCAAGTTGACAGAACTTGAATATATGCGAGCCGAACATGTTGTAAATGACATTGCCCGCGTGCACCAATGCGTTGAACACTTGAAGCGCGCTGATTTCAAATCAGTTGGCGAAATCTTGACCCAATCACACGCATCGTTACGCGATCTCTTTGAGATATCTTGCCCCGAGTTAGATCTCGCTGTTGCAACTGCTCTCGCCAATAAATCACTGGGTGGGCGAATGATCGGTGGCGGTTTTGGCGGAAGCGCTATAGCGCTCTTTAAAGTTGCTGATATTGATCAAGCAAAGGTGGCGATCACTGCGGCATTTAAAGCAGCAGGCTTTACTGAACCAAGATTTTTCACATCGCTACCAAGTAGCGGCGCAGCTGTAATCAGTAATTAG
- a CDS encoding Gfo/Idh/MocA family protein, protein MEKAQGKVRWGFIGAGYIAKLALYPALLNSKDGEIYAVGAKDRERGLALSPSGLVYTDYDELLADPKVEAIYISLPNSLHIEWSIKAMRAGKHVLCEKPAAMNVAQLKEAIAVANETGLIFMEASWNRWHPRTLRLKEIVDSGVIGEVKTIRSAFTYDGLDPANIRAIYELGGGGLYDLGPYSVAAPIWLMDFAPVSNIKTDVKWHPGGCDETVTTSFEIGGAHAEALTSMNTPNTLYFDVVGTKGRVSMTGNDAFNSHNKPSTLEVEVDGKVTVENFAACDPYQLMADAMSRRIRGGEGWLMPHSQSIAFAEVFERAFEVMGRP, encoded by the coding sequence ATGGAAAAAGCACAAGGAAAAGTACGTTGGGGATTTATCGGCGCAGGTTACATTGCAAAGTTAGCGCTATATCCAGCCTTACTAAACTCAAAAGATGGTGAGATCTATGCCGTTGGCGCAAAAGATCGCGAAAGAGGGCTAGCACTCTCACCTTCAGGTTTGGTTTACACCGACTATGACGAACTCCTTGCCGATCCAAAGGTAGAGGCGATCTACATCTCGCTCCCAAATTCACTTCACATCGAATGGTCAATCAAGGCGATGCGCGCTGGAAAGCATGTGCTCTGTGAAAAGCCTGCCGCGATGAACGTTGCACAGTTAAAGGAAGCAATTGCTGTTGCAAATGAAACTGGCTTGATCTTTATGGAGGCGAGCTGGAACCGCTGGCATCCGCGCACTCTGCGCCTTAAAGAGATTGTTGATTCAGGTGTGATTGGTGAAGTAAAGACAATTCGCTCCGCATTTACTTATGACGGATTAGACCCTGCAAATATCCGTGCGATCTACGAACTCGGTGGCGGCGGGCTTTACGACCTTGGACCTTATTCAGTTGCCGCTCCTATCTGGTTAATGGACTTTGCACCAGTAAGCAATATAAAGACAGATGTGAAATGGCATCCAGGTGGATGTGATGAAACCGTTACGACATCATTTGAAATAGGCGGGGCTCACGCTGAGGCGCTGACTTCGATGAATACTCCCAACACTCTTTACTTTGATGTCGTTGGCACAAAGGGTCGAGTCTCAATGACCGGAAACGATGCCTTTAACTCGCATAACAAACCAAGCACCTTGGAAGTTGAAGTTGATGGAAAGGTAACGGTTGAAAACTTTGCCGCCTGCGATCCTTACCAACTAATGGCTGATGCTATGTCGCGCCGGATTCGCGGGGGAGAAGGTTGGCTTATGCCACATTCTCAATCGATCGCTTTCGCAGAAGTCTTTGAGCGAGCCTTTGAGGTAATGGGACGACCTTAA
- a CDS encoding LuxR C-terminal-related transcriptional regulator translates to MPNSPTVLVASDDAFELATLSAALRLHSVNVVAEASTTEIAENLYKFLSPQVALIDLQFAGAEALALINKFRKVNPSLGVVLITACPDLRLLGLVEKQIPQGAQIVLKKSIADLTVVSHSIVRSIAAVDAKEKMAWVDSHGSLHENSFSSILNEFTDIQIETFRLLAKGLSNSEIAKVRVVSEKSVEQIVARIAQHLQVLPDRAQNLRVVLTGEYFKWIGAPRH, encoded by the coding sequence GTGCCTAATTCTCCAACAGTTCTCGTTGCAAGCGATGATGCCTTTGAGTTAGCAACTCTTAGCGCAGCGCTTCGTTTGCACTCAGTAAATGTTGTAGCAGAAGCAAGTACCACGGAAATCGCCGAAAATTTATATAAATTTCTATCGCCTCAAGTAGCGCTAATTGATTTGCAATTTGCTGGTGCTGAAGCACTTGCCTTGATAAATAAGTTTAGAAAAGTAAATCCCTCACTCGGCGTTGTGTTGATTACGGCCTGCCCTGATCTACGTCTGCTCGGATTAGTTGAGAAACAGATTCCACAAGGTGCGCAGATAGTTTTAAAGAAATCAATCGCAGACCTTACCGTCGTTAGCCACTCGATCGTGCGTTCGATTGCAGCGGTAGATGCCAAGGAGAAGATGGCCTGGGTAGATAGCCATGGCTCTCTGCACGAGAACTCCTTTTCATCTATTCTCAATGAATTCACAGATATCCAGATCGAGACCTTCCGCTTACTCGCTAAAGGTTTGAGTAACTCTGAGATAGCAAAGGTGCGGGTTGTCAGCGAGAAATCGGTAGAACAGATAGTCGCCCGAATCGCACAGCATTTACAAGTACTCCCAGATAGGGCACAGAATTTGCGCGTTGTTTTAACTGGCGAATACTTCAAATGGATCGGCGCACCGCGCCACTAG
- a CDS encoding ADP-dependent NAD(P)H-hydrate dehydratase produces MKSQRWTAKDSKKHIIVPSALDHKYSRGTLGVITGSAQFPGAAVLTSKAALATGLGVLRFHSSSGLAHLVLHAAPEALVQPGKVDAWLVGSGVSDKKYSDYTTWLRHRWFKLMSAQSVPTVLDAGALDWARKLTQPTLITPHAGELAKLLAKRGIQVSSEAIEADPKKWSMVATDKLGVTVLLKGSTTYIAQPDFLIELPKATPWLATAGSGDVLAGIIGALLATNYIEILNDENNLARVAATGAFIHNSAALLASKDAPISSSSIIEFIPEAIRKIIK; encoded by the coding sequence ATGAAGAGTCAACGTTGGACTGCTAAAGATTCAAAGAAGCACATCATCGTTCCAAGCGCGTTAGATCATAAATATTCACGCGGAACCCTTGGAGTAATAACTGGATCTGCGCAGTTTCCAGGCGCTGCTGTATTAACTTCAAAGGCAGCGCTGGCGACTGGCCTTGGGGTTCTGCGCTTCCATAGTTCATCTGGACTGGCTCACCTTGTCCTGCACGCTGCTCCAGAAGCGCTGGTTCAACCAGGAAAAGTCGATGCTTGGCTCGTTGGATCAGGTGTGAGCGATAAGAAATATAGCGATTACACAACTTGGCTACGCCACCGTTGGTTTAAGTTAATGAGCGCACAGAGCGTGCCGACAGTTCTTGATGCAGGTGCGCTGGACTGGGCCAGGAAGTTAACTCAGCCCACTTTGATAACTCCTCACGCTGGAGAACTCGCAAAGCTGCTCGCTAAGCGCGGTATTCAGGTCTCTTCAGAGGCGATTGAAGCAGATCCTAAAAAGTGGTCGATGGTTGCTACTGACAAGTTAGGTGTTACAGTCCTTTTGAAAGGTTCAACCACATATATTGCGCAACCAGATTTTTTAATTGAACTTCCAAAAGCAACACCGTGGCTCGCCACAGCCGGAAGTGGAGATGTATTAGCAGGAATAATTGGCGCGCTTCTTGCAACAAATTACATTGAAATTTTAAATGATGAAAATAATTTAGCGCGCGTTGCTGCAACTGGCGCATTTATTCACAATAGCGCTGCACTTTTAGCATCTAAGGATGCCCCCATCTCATCTTCATCAATTATTGAGTTTATTCCTGAAGCAATTCGAAAAATAATAAAGTAG
- a CDS encoding glycoside hydrolase family 25 protein, translating to MKKIISVLVISLALFSIQTVSSNAATSKLSLTVLQTPGGEEPVVTLYGNLKPAKSAVKVEIQIQLNGKWQDTRFSTRTARVGTWKVVAVATALNAQVKYRAKVKIGSKSIYSNIREITVRSVPEISSASSTVMIDQLGPGGRIHGSDVSRWQHPNGAPIDFVKKYSAGMRFVMIKASDSRDEADALALKYVIMDRLAAQAAGMYTGFYHYAVLPDVKTDAEVITDAQTQAQKVIWRLGALGGYNDRDLPYALDLENNCVRLSGKTCARYLPKAQITLWAKTFLRVLREKTDRMPILYSYPSFLEGAMVRDNELRQYPLWLAQYGIDPADPLGQPGLKEGGCYVHSWTAANCSSQWIIWQYSSCGIAPKYGVPGSRLDLNVFRGEPSAFLDLVKGSWFPEVVDQMPINETSTLVFKNVKFTTSDKPVTLEVDVTRPDGKPVVTGTVRFYTNSDNPIEPKPVQTVVRSTSGSWKLTIKGMPAGTWTGRIGFKDATGTHAESRSPITLSILPGDPNLPTPTPKPTVAPTKKPTTDGCRNQIKN from the coding sequence TTGAAAAAAATAATTTCGGTGCTTGTCATCAGCCTTGCGCTCTTCTCAATTCAAACTGTTTCAAGTAACGCTGCTACCTCAAAGTTGAGCCTGACCGTCCTTCAAACTCCGGGTGGAGAAGAACCAGTTGTCACTCTCTACGGAAATCTAAAGCCGGCAAAATCTGCGGTAAAGGTAGAGATCCAGATCCAGTTAAATGGCAAATGGCAAGATACGAGATTTTCAACTAGAACAGCACGGGTGGGAACTTGGAAAGTTGTCGCTGTTGCGACCGCGCTAAATGCCCAAGTTAAATACCGCGCCAAGGTAAAAATAGGCTCAAAGAGTATTTACTCAAATATCCGTGAGATAACAGTGCGCTCTGTTCCTGAAATTTCTAGCGCTTCATCAACAGTAATGATTGATCAGCTCGGTCCAGGCGGGCGAATCCATGGCTCTGATGTAAGTCGATGGCAACATCCGAATGGCGCACCGATTGATTTTGTTAAGAAGTACAGCGCTGGAATGCGCTTTGTAATGATCAAAGCATCGGATTCTCGCGATGAAGCAGATGCGCTTGCCTTGAAATATGTGATCATGGATAGATTGGCGGCGCAGGCTGCAGGAATGTATACCGGTTTCTACCATTATGCGGTTTTGCCAGATGTAAAGACAGATGCTGAAGTAATAACTGATGCGCAAACCCAGGCACAGAAAGTTATCTGGCGCCTCGGCGCACTTGGCGGCTACAACGATCGCGACCTTCCTTATGCGCTTGATTTAGAGAATAACTGTGTGCGCCTGTCTGGGAAAACGTGTGCCAGATATCTACCAAAGGCGCAGATAACTCTCTGGGCAAAAACTTTCCTTAGGGTGCTGCGCGAAAAAACCGACCGCATGCCAATCTTGTATTCATATCCGAGCTTCCTGGAAGGTGCGATGGTTCGTGATAACGAGCTGCGCCAATATCCACTCTGGCTGGCGCAATATGGAATTGATCCCGCCGATCCACTTGGACAGCCTGGACTTAAGGAAGGTGGTTGCTATGTGCACTCTTGGACCGCTGCTAACTGCTCATCACAATGGATCATCTGGCAATACTCATCTTGCGGTATCGCACCAAAGTATGGAGTTCCCGGATCGCGCCTTGATTTAAATGTATTCCGAGGCGAGCCAAGCGCCTTCTTAGATTTGGTAAAGGGAAGTTGGTTTCCCGAAGTAGTTGATCAGATGCCAATCAATGAAACCAGCACATTGGTATTTAAGAATGTGAAATTTACGACCAGTGATAAACCTGTGACGTTAGAAGTTGATGTAACTCGCCCAGATGGAAAACCAGTTGTGACAGGAACGGTTCGTTTCTATACCAACTCCGATAACCCAATCGAACCTAAACCAGTTCAGACGGTGGTTAGATCAACTAGCGGATCTTGGAAGCTAACCATTAAAGGAATGCCAGCGGGAACTTGGACGGGGCGAATCGGATTTAAAGATGCAACTGGTACTCACGCAGAAAGTCGATCACCAATTACGCTATCGATTTTGCCGGGAGATCCAAACCTACCAACACCTACTCCGAAGCCAACCGTTGCTCCTACAAAGAAGCCAACTACTGATGGATGCAGGAATCAGATTAAGAATTAG